The following is a genomic window from Bosea sp. RAC05.
CCCCGCCAACATCAACCATCCCGAGCTGGAGCCGATGGCGATCGGCCGCAACTTCCTGGTCAAGATCAACGCCAATATCGGCAATTCGGCTGTGACCTCGGGCGCGGCCGAGGAGGTCGAGAAGCTGGTCTGGGCGATCAGGTGGGGCGCCGACACAGTGATGGACCTGTCGACCGGCCGCAACATCCACGCCATCCGCTCCTGGATCCTGCGCAATGCGCCGGTCCCGATCGGCACGGTGCCGATCTACCAGGCGCTGGAGAAGGTCGGCGGCGACCCGGTCAAGCTCGATTGGGAGGTCTTCAAGGACACGCTGATCGAGCAGGCCGAGCAGGGCGTCGACTACTTCACCATCCATGCCGGCGTGCGGCTGGCTTACGTGCCGCTGACGGCCAGCCGCGTCACGGGCATCGTCTCGCGCGGCGGCTCGATCATGGCGCGCTGGTGCCTGGCGCATCATCGCGAGAGCTTCCTCTACGAGCGTTTCGACGAGATCTGCGAGATCATGCGCGCCTATGACGTCTCGTTCTCGCTCGGCGACGGCTTACGTCCGGGCTCGATCGCCGACGCCAATGACCGCGCCCAGTTCGCCGAGTTGGAGACCCTTGGGGAACTCACCACCATCGCGTGGGAAAAAGGCTGCCAGGTGATGATCGAGGGCCCCGGTCATGTGCCGATGCACAAGATCAAGGAGAACATGGAGAAGCAGCTGCGCGAATGCGGGGAAGCCCCCTTCTACACGCTGGGACCGCTGACGACCGACATCGCGCCGGGCTATGACCATATCACCTCGGGGATCGGGGCGGCGATGATCGGCTGGTATGGCTGCGCCATGCTCTGCTACGTCACCCCCAAGGAGCATCTCGGCCTGCCCGACCGCGACGACGTCAAGACCGGCGTCATCACCTACAAGATCGCCGCGCACGCCGCCGATCTCGCCAAGGGCCATCCGGCGGCCAGGCTCCGGGACGACGCGCTCTCCCGCGCCCGCTTCGATTTCCGCTGGGAGGATCAGTTCAATCTGGGGCTCGATCCCGATACGGCGCGTGCCTATCACGACGAGACGCTGCCGAAGGACGCCCACAAGGTCGCGCATTTCTGCTCGATGTGCGGGCCGAAATTCTGCTCGATGAAGATCACGCAGGATCTGCGTGCCGAGGTTCTGGCGATGGACGATACGCAGCGTGCGGCGCTCGACCGGGCGGCGGGCATGGCCGGCAAGGCGCGGGAATTCCGCGACCGCGGTGCCAGCCTCTATCTGCCGGCGGAGTAGGACCCACGGTCCCCAAGCCGGCCGCCTGAGGGAAGGGGGTGCTCGCCGCCCCCTTCCGGAACGGCTGCGAATCCCGCACAATCGAAGGCGATGCGGCTCTCCCTCTTCAAGCGCAAGCCCGATCCGGAGCAGATCGAGGTCTCCCATGCCGGGGTTCTGTATCCCGTGCAGATCAAGCGGCGGGCGAGCGCGCGGCGGATGACGCTGCGCGTCTCGCAGGCCAGCGGCGAGATCACGCTGACCCTGCCGGAGCGGGCCGATTTCGCGGCGGGCCGGCTCTTCGCGGACAATCATGGCGGCTGGATCGCGGCCCGCCTCGCCAAGCGCCCTCAGCTCATTCCCTTCGAGCCGGGCCAGACGATCCCTGTCCGCGGCACGCCCCACCGCATCGTCCATTGGAGCAAGGCGCGCGGGCTGACCCGCGCCACGACCGACCAGGACGGCGCGCCGATCCTCGCGGTCGCCGGCGAGAGCGCCCATGTGCCGCGCCGGATCAAGGATTTCCTGCGCCGTGCCGCGCTGGAGGATCTCGAGGCGGCGGTCGCCCGCCACACCGCCGCGCTCGGGATCCCCGCCCGCCGGATCACCATCCGCGACACGACCAGTCGCTGGGGCTCCTGCTCCTCGCAGGGGCACCTCAATTTCTCCTGGCGGCTCATCCTGGCCCCGCCGCTGGTGCTGGACTACCTCGCCGCCCATGAGGTCGCCCATCTCAAGGAGATGAACCACTCGCACCGCTTCTGGGCGCTGACCCACAAGCTCTGCCCGCGCACGGAGGAGGCCGAGGCCTGGCTCAAGCGCCATGGCGCGGGGCTGCATGCCTATGGGTGAACTCGACAGCCCTTGGCGCGAAGCCTAGAGGAATGCGCCTTAATCCTCGGGCAAACCCGTCATCCTGGACAAGCGGCGAAGCCGCGCAGATCCGGGATTCATCATAGGGTCGTGACGGCGCCCCATGATGGATCCCGGCACTCCGCTTCGCTTCGGCCAGGATGACGAGGTGGTTTCGAGCCAGGACGAGCCGTGACCCGCATGACACTCCGCCCCGACACGCTGGCGATGACCGCCGTTCTCGCCATGCTGACGGCGCTGGGCCCGCTCTCGACCGACTTCTACCTGCCCTCGCTGCCCGACATCGTCCGCGTCATGGAGACCGACGTCGCCGGGGCGCAGGCGACGCTCTCGGCCTTCCTGTTCGGCTTCGCGGGCGGGCAGATTCTCTGGGGGCCGCTCTCCGACCGGCTCGGCCGCCGCCCGGTCCTGCTGACGGGGCTCGCCCTGTTCACGCTCGCGACTCTGGCCTGCGCGCTGGCGCCCTCGATCGAGGCGCTGACGGTGGCCCGCGCCGTCCAGGCGCTCGGTGCGTCGGGACCGATCGTGCTCGGCCGCGCCATGGTGCGCGATCTCTATGAAGGGCCGCGGGCCGGCCGCGAACTCGCCCGCATGGGCATGATCATGGGGCTGGTGCCGGCGGTCGCGCCCGTGCTGGGCGGCGTGCTCCAGCAGGCCTTCGGCTGGCGCTCGACCTTTGTCGCCTCGCTCGCCTTCGCGGCTGTTCTCGCCGCGGTGGTCGGCTTCCTCCTGCCGGAGACCCTGCGGACCCGCTCGCGCGAGCCCCTGTCGCTGCTCGCCATCATCCGCGGCTTCGGCACGCTGCTGCAGAACCGCGCCTATCGCGTCTATGTCGCGCTGACGGCGCTGGCCTATGGCGGGCTCTTCGCCTTCATCTCGGGCTCGTCCTTCGTGCTGATCGGCATCCACGGCCTGACGCCGGCGCAATACGGCCTGTCCTTCGGCTTCGGCGTGCTCGGCTTCATCCTCGGCACCATCCTGGCCCAGCGCCTGGTCGGGCGCCGCGGCATGGACGGCGTCATCGCGCTCGGCGTCGTCTGCCTGGCCGCCGGCGGGCTCGCCATGCTGCTCTGCGTGCTCACCGGCTTCGCCGGACCCTTCGGCGTCATCGTGCCGATGGCGCTCTATGCCTGCGGCGTCGGGCTGACCATGCCGCAGGCCCAGGCCTCGGCGATGATGCCCTTTCCGGACCGGGCGGGCGCCGCCTCCTCCTTCACCGGGCTCTGCCAGATGCTGTTTTCGGCCTGCGTCGGGCTGCTCGTCGGCCACGCGCTGAAGAGCGGCGCGCTGCCGCTGCCGCTGGTGATGTCGGCGATCGGCGTCGCCGCGCTGGTGCTGTTCAGGGCGAGTGCGGCGATCCGCGCCGCCAAGGCCTGACGGCTCAGCCGCCGAAGAGCCGCTCCAGGAAGTTCTTCTCCCGCGGCGCCGGCGGCACCCAGGCGCGGTCGCTGTCGGTGGTCTGCGTAGTGGGCGCACGCGTGCTGGCGACCGGCGCCCCGCCGTCGAAGATCGAGCGCGGCGTGCCCTGCCAGAGGCCACCGGGCAATGGGGTCGGCTGCAGCCCGGCATGGGCCGCCTTCATGTATTTGCCCCAGATCTCGGCGGGAAGCCCGCTGCCGGCGACGCGCTTCATCGCGCTGTTGTCGTCATTGCCGAGCCAGACCGAGGTTACGAGCCTCGCCGTGTAGCCGACGAACCAGGCGTCGCGGAAATCCTGCGTGGTGCCGGACTTGCCGCCCACCTCCCAGCCGGGGATGTTGGCCTTGGCGCCTGTGCCGCTGACCATCACCTGATGCAGCATGGCGTTCATCATCGACAGGGTCTGGGGCTGGATCACCGGGCCGAAGCTCGTCGCCGCCCGCGCATAGATCACCTTGCCGGCGGAGGACTTCACCTCCCGGATGACATAGGGCAGCACGCTCTGGCCGCCATTGGCGAAGGTCGCATAGGCCGCCGTCAGCTCGACCGGCGTTACCTCCGAGGTGCCAAGCGCCAGCGAGAGATTGGGCTGCATCGCCGAATTGATGCCGAGGCGCTGGGCGGTCCGGATGACCTCGCGCGGCGTCACCTCGTTGATCAGCCGCGCGGCGATCGTGTTCAGCGAATGCGCCAGCGCGGTCTGGAGCGTGACCGGGCCGCGATAGCTGCGCGAATAGTTCTCCGGCTCCCAGCCCTTGAAGGAGACCGGGCTGTCGTCGCGGATCGTGTCGGGCGTCAGGCCCTTTTCCAGCGCCGCGAGATAGACGAAGGGCTTGAAGGCCGAGCCCGGCTGGCGCTTGGCCGCGGTGGCGCGATTGAACTGGCTCTTGGTGTAGTCGCGCCCGCCGATCAGGGCGCGGATGCCGCCGTCGCTCGCCATCGAGACGACGGCGCCCTGGCTCACGCCCTGCTTGGCGCCCTGCGCCGCCAGCGCCTCGACCAGGATCGTCTCGGCCGAGGCCTGCAGCTTGGTGTCGATCGTCGTCAGCACGGTGACATCGCCCTCGACCGCGCCGATGAAGTCGTCGAGCACGTCCATCACATAGTCGGCGGCATAGTTCACCGAGCCCGCGCCGATGCGCTCGGCGGCTTCAGCCGGGGCGACGAGGGCCGTCTTGGCGGCGTTCTGCGAGATCAGCCCCTGGTCGGCCATCGCGGCGATGACGAGCTGGGCGCGCTTCTCGGCGGCTTCCGGGTTGCGGTTGGGGGCCAGACGCGAGGGCGCCTGCACGAGGCCCGCCAGCATCGCGGCCTCCGCGATCGTCACCGAACGCGCCGATTTGTTGAAATAGCGCTGCGCCGCGGCCTCGACGCCATAGGCGCCCGAGCCGAAATAGACGCGGTTGAGGTAGAGTTCGAGGATCTGGTCCTTGCTGTAGGTCCGCTCCAGCCAGAGCGCCAGGATCGCCTCCTGGATCTTGCGCGCGGCCGTGCGCTCCTGCGTCAGGAACAGGTTCTTGGCGAGCTGCTGGGTCAGCGTCGAGCCGCCCTGCACCCCGCCGGCGCGGCGCAGATTGTTGACCAGAGCGCGGCCAAGACCGATCGGGTCGATGCCGAAATGATCGTAGAAGCGCCGGTCCTCGATCGCCACGAAAGCCTTGGGCAGATAGGGCGGCACCTCGCCGATGGTGATGGTGCGCCCGCCGGTCTCGCCGCGATTGGCCAGCAGCGAGCCGTCTGCGGCCAGGATCGCGATGTTGGGCGGCCGCTTCGGCACGGTGAGCTGGTTGATCGGCGGCAGCTGCGCCGCGTGATAGGCGACGAGCCCGCCCAGCCCGATCGCGCACCAGAGTCCGAGCACCAGCGTCCAGTAGAACAGTCCACCGAGGAAGGAGCGGCCGCGGCGTCCGCGCCGCCGGCCGCCACCGCCGCCGCTGCGCTTGTCGCGTCGCGGCGGCTGGCGCGCCTCGTGGCGCGGCGGGGCGCGGTGGCCGCGGGAGGGGCGATCGTCGTCGGAGAGGCGCATGTCGAAATCGTCGCGGCTTTCGCCCCGTCCTGTCCCGAAGGAGGGCTCGCGCCGCTCGGCCCGTTTCGTCCGGTCGTTCATCCTGCCCTGTCACGCCGAAGGCCGCCGGAGGTCACGGCCGGCCGGATGCCCACACAAGAGTTAAACATGGCGCTTTTAAGGGGTGGTTAAGCCTGCAGAGCCTTCCAGTCAGGGTTTGCGTCGCGGGAACGTGAAGATATTGCGCGGATGCAAGACCCACCTGGCGACCGCGGCGCCTTGCGGACCCTGCGACAATCCGTCATCACCGCTCGAAAAATCGACGGGAATGGAAATGCCCGGGCAATCCACCGAGCTGCGGACGGCCCGTCCCACCTGAGATCCCGTACTGGAAAGAGAAACCCATGCCTTCCCTCGATTCCGTCAAGCGCTTCGACCCCTACTTCCTTGCATTGCTGCGGATATTCACCGCGCTCAGCTTCATCTCCCACGGCACGCAGAAGCTCCTCGCCTTCCCGGCTGCGCCCTCCTGGGGCATGCCGGCCGCCTTCTCGCTGCCCTGGATCGCGGGCGTGCTGGAGATCGTCGGCGGCGCGCTGGTTCTCGTCGGCTTCCTCACCCGTCCGGCCGCCTTCGTGCTGTCGGGCCTGATGGCCGTGGCCTACTGGATGGCCCATGGCTCGAAGGGCTTCTATCCGATCCTGAACGGCGGCGAGGCTGCCATGCTGTTCTGCTTCATCTTCCTCTACCTCTTCGCCGCCGGCCCGGGCGCCTTCAGCGTCGACGGCCTGCGTCGCCGCGCCTGACAGGCCGAGCGGGGCATGGCCCCATGAGAAAGGCCCGCCATCCGGAAGGATGGCGGGCCTTTTGTCTTTGCAGTGGAACGCAGATCAGACCGCGCCGGCGATCCAGCGCGAGAGGTCGCTCTTGGGCGCGGCGCCGACCTTCTGGGAGGCCAGCTTGCCGTCCTTGAACAGCATCAGGGTCGGGATCGAGCGGATGCCGAACTGGGCGGGGATCGCCTGGTTCTCGTCGACATTCATCTTCACGATCTTGACCTTGCCGTCCATTTCGCCGGCGATCTCCTCGAGTGCCGGGCCGATCATGCGGCAGGGGCCGCACCACTCGGCCCAGAAATCGACGACGACCGGCTCGGTCGACTTGAGGACGTCCGCCTCGAAGCTCGCATCGGTGACTTTGCTCGTAGCCATGGGCGTTTCGCCTTTTCAGAGAGGGGTGGCGGGAGCGCCGCCTTCGTTGGGCAAGCTAGGAACGCGCCCCCGCGGGGTCAAGGCGCTGCCGCTGCGGGGGCGGCCCTGTCCACGGGTCATGGCGCAGCATCAGGTGCCGCCCGAGACGAGGCTCGCCCCGACATTGATGGCGAGCGCCAGGATGCTGGTGTTGAAGACGAAGGCCAGGATCGAGTGCACCAGAACGAGCCCGCGCGCAGCCCGCGTCGTCACGGCGACGTCGGAGGTCTGCGAGGTGCAGCCGATCGTGTAGGCGAAATACAGGAAATCGACGTAATCCGGGTCGCGCTCGCCCGGAAAGTCGAGGCAGGGCCCGTCCTCGCCGGCGTAGTAGGTACCGGCATAGTGCAGCGTGAAGAAGGCGTGCAGCAGGGTCCAGGAGCACAGGATCGTGATGCCGCCGAGCGCCAGATGGAGCCCGCGCTCGCCCGGTGGCAGGCCGCCGAGGCCCGACAGTTGCATGCCGATCGCCGCGATGCTGGCGGTGGCGGCGAGGCAGGCGATGACGAGGATCGCGAGCCCGCCCTCGTCCTGCCGGGCGGCGCGGGCGCGAATCTCGGGGACGCTCTCGTTCAGCATCGTTGCCGCGATCATGGCGAGGTAGAGCACAGCCCCCGCATCCCAGGCGACCAGCAGCCGCGTCGTCCAGCTCCAGCCCGACGGCAGCGCCAGCGCGAGCCCGGCCATGGCCGCGAGCGCCAGAAACAGGCGCGGGCGGACGCGCAGGGGGCGCGGGACCAGTCTCATGCCGCGTTCATCCCCGCTGCACCGAGCTGGGCGAGCAGCGTGTCGAGCACGGCGGCCTCAGGCTCCAGCCGCGTCAGCGTCGCCGTGTAGACCAGCAGCGCGCGCACCCGCCGGCCGGGATAGATCTGCCCGACCAGCGCCCGGTAGACGGCGAGCTGCGCCAGCGTGGTCGGCGCGATGGCCTTAAGGTCGCGCGGTGGCCGTGCGGTCGTCTTGAAATCGGCGATGATGACCTCCTCGGGCAGGATGGCGAGGCGGTCGATCTGTCCCGAGACCGGCCGCCTCTCGCCCGCCCCCCAGGCGAGCAGGCCCGTGATCGGCACCTCGGCGAGCGAGCCCGGCCCGAACAGGGCGGCGAGCGCCGGGTCGGCCAGCAGCGCCAGCGCCTCCGTGACGATCGCCTCGCGCCGCGGCTGCGGCAGCGCGGCGCCGCGCGAGGTGGCGAGCGCAGACGCCACCGCCTCGCGTCGTTCAGGCGCAATCTCCGGCAGCATCTGCAGCAGGAGATGGGCGAAGCGCCCGGCCGCGGCGGCCTCCGCCAGGAAGGGGCCGTCGACCGGTCGGTCGGGAGCATCGGCGGCAGTGAGCGCGCTGGAGGGCTTCAGCGGTGGCGCGGGCTCGGCCTCCCGCGGCGGCGGGCGCGACAGCCAGTCGGGCGCGGGCTCGGGCGTCGTCGGCTGGGACGAGGCCTCCACGGCCACCGGCTGGGGTCGCGAGGTCATGAAGCGGCGGATCGCAGCGTCGCCCTCGCCGATCTCGATGAGTCCCGGATCGGAGGCGGCGAGCCCGGCCTCGACCATGGCATACCAGCTTCCGGCCGGGGCCTCGCCCTTGGCCTGCGCGCCGCAGACGATCAGCCGGTTCTCCGCCCGCGTCATCGCGACATAGAGCAGCCGGTGATGCTCCTCGACCATCTGCTCGACGACGCGGGCCTTGGCCTGGGCCGTCGCCTGCGCATCCTCTGCGCTGGCGGGTGGCCAGATCGGTACCGCCTGCCGCCGTGGCGGCTCGACCGCCAGGATCTTCGGCAGCCGCTTGGCGCCGGGCGGCGGGGCGAGATCGGCGAGGATGACGATCCCCGCCTCCAGCCCCTTGGCACCATGAACCGTCATGACGCGGACCTCGCCGCGGCTGGAGGAGAGGTCGCGCTTCACATCGGTCGCAGCGCCGCAGACATGGTCGAGGAAGCCGGTGAGCGAGGGGCCGTAGCGCCGCTCATGGTCGAGCGCCGCAGACAGGAAGGCGTCGAGCGCGTCGCCGGCCTCGGCCCCCAGACGCGCCAAGGCGAGATTGCGACCGCCGCCCGGCCCGAGCAGCCCGGCGAAGAAGCGGAACGGCCCGCAGCGTCCGGCCTCGGCCGCGAGCTCCGCCAGCCGGGCCTCGACGGCCGCATAACGCGGCTCGCTCGCCGCCGCCGCGCGGAGCGCCGCCCGCAGCGAGCCGCTGCGCTCCGGTGCGAGGCGCAGGAGGTCGTCGTCGTCGAGCCCGATCAGCGGCGTCTTCAGCGCGGTGGCGAGCGTCAGGTCGTCCTCCGGCAACAGCAGCGTCCGCCCGAGCACGACGAGGTCCTCGACCGCCGGATGCGTGGCGAGGGTGAGCCGGTCGCGCCCGGTGACGGGCACGCCGGCATCCTTCAGCGCCTTGACGATCGTCTCGAACAGCGCGCCGCGCTGCCGCAGCAGGATCATCACGTCGCCGGGTGCGAAGGGCTGGCCGAGATCGTCGACGCCCCGGCGCGTCCAGCCGGCGAGCGTCGTGGCGATGCGCTGGGCGAGCTTGGCCGTCCCGCTGCGCCGTTCGGGCGCATCCACGGGCGTCGTCCAGGCATCGGGCGGCTCGCCGGAGTCGTTCGCGCAGAGCGGCCAGAGATCGACGCAGCCGGGATCGCTGCGGCGCACCGTGTCATGGATTTCCGGCCGCTCCGAGCCGTCGAAGACGAGGCCGCGCGCATGCTCCGGCAGGGCGAAGACGGCGTCGACCGCCTGCATGATGTCGGGCGCCGAGCGGAAGGAGGTGTTGAGGCTGATCGCCTCGAAACGCTGCTCGGCCTCCCTGATGCGCTGCCCGAGCTGCCGTCGTTGCGTGTTGAAGGCGGCGGGCGCGGCGCCCTGGAAGCCATAGATCGACTGCTTCTCGTCGCCCACCACGAAGACGGTGCGCGGGCGCGGGCCGGCCTCGCGTCCCCCGGCGCTGAACTCGTCGGCGAGCTGGCGCAGGATCGCCCATTGCGCGTCGCTGGTGTCCTGCGCCTCGTCGAGCAGGATGTGGTCGATGCCGGCGTCGAGCTTGTAGAGCACCCAGGCCGCTTCGACCCGCGTGAGCAGCGAGCGCGTCCTGGCGATCAGGTCGTCATAGTCGAGCAGCGAGCGCTCGCTCTTCTGGCGCTGATAGGAGGCGAGCATCCGCGTCACCAGCAGCGCCAGCGCATGGCTGCGGTCGCGGATCGCGATCGCGTTGAGGCGGTCGATGGCGCCGCAGAGCCGCGCAGCCAGATCCTCGAGCGTCGCGGCGAGGGGCCCCTCGAAGGCGGATTTGCCGCGGCCGCTGATGTTGCTGTTGACGCTCCCGGCCTCGGTCAGAAAACCCTTCCGGCAGAAGGACACCGGATCGCCGTCATCGGCCCCCGCGAGCAGGGCACGCAACGTTGCTGCGAAACCCTGCCGTGTGGGGCTGCCCGCCTCCAGCGCCGCGATCAGCGCCGCGAGATCGGACATCGCGACGAGGTCCTGCCGGAAATCCTGCCGCACCGTCTCGGCCGTCAGCTCCGGCGCGATCCCGAGCACGGCGGCGATGCCTTCCCGCATCTCGCCGGCATCGCGGGCGCGGCCCTCCGCATCGTTGAACAGGGTGCGCTGGCGCAGTGCTTCCTGCATCATCGCATCGAACGTGTCCTGCGCCGCCTGGCGGGCGAGCAGGTCGAGCGCCTGCGCCTCCGCGCGCTCAGGATCGGCCGCCACCGCCCGCAACAACTCGCGCCGGGCCTCGCGCAGCATCTCAGCCTGGGCGAGGTCGTCGGCGACCTCGAAGCGCGGCGGCACATTCGCCTCGAAGGGCGCCGATTGCAGCACCCGCGTGCAGAAGGCGTGGATCGTCTCGATCTTCAGCCCGCCGGGCGTCTCCAGCGCCTGCGCGAACAGGCGCCGCGCCGCGGCGAGGCTGTCGCGCGAGGGCGGCTTCCCGGTCAGCCGGCTCAGCACCGCGTCCAGCTCGGCCTCCGGAAGCGTCGCCCAGGCGCTCAGCGCCGCGAAGACGCGGTTGGCCATATTGGCGGCGGCGGCCTTGGTGTAGGTGATGCAGAGCAGGCGCCCGGGCGCGACGCCGTCGAGCAGCAGCCGCAGCACGCGGTTGACCAGTACATAGGTCTTGCCTGAGCCGGCATTGGCCGAGACCCAGGCGCTGAGCCGCGGATCGGCTGCCAGTGCCTGGTTTTGCTGGGTGAGGGGCGGGACGATCCAGCCGGGCTTCATGCCCCGTCCCCCTCGTCGCCCTCGGAGGCGGAGGCCCATTCCTTGACCCGCGCGAGATGGTCATAGGGCGAGGCGAACTTGATGTAGTCGGGCGCGCGGCGGGAGATGAAGGCTTCGCGGCCGCTGCGCAGCGCCTCGACGTGGGCCAGCAGGCGTTCGAGATGTCGGCTCGCCACATCCCCCAGGCTCTCGCCGTCGAACTCCAGCGGCTTGTCCTTGGCCCAGGCTTTCGGGTCGTGATGCAGCTTCATGTAGAGCACGGCCTCGACCGGGGTGGGGCCGACCGCGCCCTCGAAGCCTGACCGCGCCGCCAGCTCGGCCTCCAGCGTCAATTGCGGCGCGAAGCCCTTCTCGACCTGCGCCTTGCTGGGCGGCGCGCCGGTCTTGAAATCGATGATGCGCAAGGTCGGCGTCCGCGTGATCTCGACCCGGTCCGCCTTGCCGCTGAGCCGCAGCGTCTGCCCGTCGGAGAGCGGGAAGCGCGATCCCGTGTAGACCTCGACGGCCACGCGGGCGAGCGCGCTGCGCCGCCGCTGCTCCCAGTCGATGAAATGCCCGGCCGTCAGCAGGAAGCGCGGCCACCAGAAGGCCCGCACCTCCGGCGCATCGGCGAAGCGCCGGAACGCCTCTTCGCCGATCGCGATCAGCCGGCCATGGGCGTCGGCCGGCAACTGCTCCGGATAGGTCGCGGCGAAGGTCTCGACGATCTCGTGCAGCAGGCTGCCGCGGTCCTGCGCGCTCGGGTCCTCCACCAGCCCGTCGAGCGCGTCGAGCTTCAGGATCTTGCGGGCATGGATCTGGTAGGGGTCGCGATAGAGCGTCTCGACATCGGTGACGCTGAGCGAAAGCGGCTGCAGCGCGCGCGGCGGCTTCGGCGCGGGCCGTCCGACGGGTCGCACCGGCGCCGGGGCCGAGAGCCGCCCCGCCAGCGCCGTCAGCCGCTTCCCCTGCGCCAGCGCCTCGCCCCAGACGGGCGCTGGCGTCACCGCCTGCAGCCGCTGCCAGAAGCGCGAGGCGATCGTCTCGGACTCCCCGGCCTTGCGAGCCCGCGTCAGCGTCACGCAGGGAGCCGCCAGCGCCATGGAAAAGTCATGCGCGGTCTGGCCGACGCGGCGCTCCGGCGGCGACAGGCCGAGTTCGGCGCGCATCGGCCGGTTGATGAAGGCGTCCGTCGTGGTCTGCGGCGGCCAGACGGTCTCGTTCAGCCCGCCGAGGACGACATGGTCGGCCTCGAGCAGGCGCGCCTCGAGCAGGCCCCAGATCCGGACACGCGGATGGCCGCCGCCGCCGCGCTTGACGACGCGCTCGGCCAGCAGCCCGTCCAGGATCGCGACGACATCGGCGGGCCGGCCGCCCTCGGGCATGTCGGGCTGCGCGGCGGCGAGATCGTCGAAGAGCCCGGCCAGAGCCTCGCCATCGGCGTCGCGGAAGGCGCAGGCCTGCCCGTCCTCGTCCCGGCTGACAGCCTCGACGGTGGCGCGGGCCGCGGCCGTCATGACCGCCAGCGAGGGCGCCTGCAGGAACAGCGCCTCCAGCAGCGGCGAGAAGGCGGTGCCGAGCGCCGCCAGCACTTTGGCCGCCGCAGCAGCATCCGCGTCACCCAGGCGCTTGCGCGGACCCGGCGCATGGCGGACTTCGCGCAATTCGTTCCAGCGTTCGAGCTGTTCGTTGAGGCCCGCCAGTCCTCGGCCTACGCTCTCGCCCCGCCACAGCCCGATTTCCAGCGCCGAGGCGCCGCGTGCCGTCTCCTCGCGCGGCAGCCCGAGCCGGCAGAGCGGGTGGGCCAGCAGCGGCACGAGGCTTCCCGGCGTCATCTGCCCCAGGGCCGCCTCCAGCACGAGCCGCAGCAGCGAGCCCGCCGGCCAGCGCGCCAGCGGCAGGCCGGCCGAATCATCGACCGTGATGTCCCAGCGCCGGAGTTCCACCGTGACCCGCTCGGCGAGGCCGCGATCGGGCGTGATCAGCGCCGCCTGCCGGCCGGGCGTCTCCAGCGTCTCGCGCAGCGCGACCGCCACCGCCAGCGCCTCCTCGCGCTCGTCGGCCGCCTCGACGAGGCGCAGGTCGCGGAAAGCGAGTTCCGCTTCGTCGGCGGGAAGGCGCTCGCGCAGATCGGCCCAGCTCTGCGTCACCGAAGCCGGCAGCATCGCCTCGCGCAGCAGACGCGAGCGGGCGCCATGCGCGGCATCGGGCTCGGCGAGCGCGCGCACATCAGCCCGCGTCGCCTGCAGCGTGTCGAGCAGGTGATGCAGCGCCGCCTGCGGATGCGAGGGGGCAGGCTCCTCCGCGATCGCCCGCCAGGCCTCGTCGGGCAGGTCGAGGTCGAGCCCCGGCAGCACCACCGCGCCATTGGGCAGCCGCGCGATCGCCGCGAGCAGCCTTGCCGTGGCCGGGACCGTGCCGGTCGAGCCGGCCGCGATGATCGGCCCCGTCACGGCGCCCGAGAGCAGCCGCTCGCGCTCGGCGGCGAGCATGCGGTTGCGGAAGGTGGCCGGGTCGCAGGCGCCGCGCTCGCTCAGGATGGTCGGCCAGGCGCCGCCGAGGATCGACAGGAACTCGGCATTGAGCTGCCAGATCTTGTCGAAGCGGGCCGCGTCGAGCCGTCCGAGCCGCTCGACGGCGACATCCTCCGTCTGCATCTGGTCGAGCAGCGCGGCGAGGTCGCCGGCCAGCCCATAGGCCTCGGCCAGGGTCGCTGGCACCAGCGAGGG
Proteins encoded in this region:
- the addB gene encoding double-strand break repair protein AddB, with amino-acid sequence MAELNLFTIPAGAPFLEVLAQAMLEGRFGRVHDPEDPAALARVTLYLPTRRAARAFAACLSDKLGGAPLLLPRILPLGDVDEAETALIGAGALAEDRIAPIDPLARRMILTRLVDAWGRSANRSHLRLDPSEPSLVPATLAEAYGLAGDLAALLDQMQTEDVAVERLGRLDAARFDKIWQLNAEFLSILGGAWPTILSERGACDPATFRNRMLAAERERLLSGAVTGPIIAAGSTGTVPATARLLAAIARLPNGAVVLPGLDLDLPDEAWRAIAEEPAPSHPQAALHHLLDTLQATRADVRALAEPDAAHGARSRLLREAMLPASVTQSWADLRERLPADEAELAFRDLRLVEAADEREEALAVAVALRETLETPGRQAALITPDRGLAERVTVELRRWDITVDDSAGLPLARWPAGSLLRLVLEAALGQMTPGSLVPLLAHPLCRLGLPREETARGASALEIGLWRGESVGRGLAGLNEQLERWNELREVRHAPGPRKRLGDADAAAAAKVLAALGTAFSPLLEALFLQAPSLAVMTAAARATVEAVSRDEDGQACAFRDADGEALAGLFDDLAAAQPDMPEGGRPADVVAILDGLLAERVVKRGGGGHPRVRIWGLLEARLLEADHVVLGGLNETVWPPQTTTDAFINRPMRAELGLSPPERRVGQTAHDFSMALAAPCVTLTRARKAGESETIASRFWQRLQAVTPAPVWGEALAQGKRLTALAGRLSAPAPVRPVGRPAPKPPRALQPLSLSVTDVETLYRDPYQIHARKILKLDALDGLVEDPSAQDRGSLLHEIVETFAATYPEQLPADAHGRLIAIGEEAFRRFADAPEVRAFWWPRFLLTAGHFIDWEQRRRSALARVAVEVYTGSRFPLSDGQTLRLSGKADRVEITRTPTLRIIDFKTGAPPSKAQVEKGFAPQLTLEAELAARSGFEGAVGPTPVEAVLYMKLHHDPKAWAKDKPLEFDGESLGDVASRHLERLLAHVEALRSGREAFISRRAPDYIKFASPYDHLARVKEWASASEGDEGDGA